In the Sediminibacter sp. Hel_I_10 genome, one interval contains:
- a CDS encoding PLP-dependent aspartate aminotransferase family protein — MSKEKFGVNTICTHVGEIKDEQFKGAVSPIYLSTSYEFDNVDVKRYPRYFNTPNQTHLSKKIAALEHTETAMIFASGMAAISTMLLAFLKQGDHIVVQNTLYGGTSNFIREEFPKYGIEFTFTNGYEVAHFEDAIQSNTKVIYIETPSNPLLTITNIKNIADLTKSKGLVSMIDNTFASPINQNPADFGIDLIIHSATKYLGGHSDILAGAVAGSHIHMERIWNVAKNLGGSLSDMTVWMLERSMKTLALRVKAQNKNAQKLAEFLDKHSDVANVFYPGLKSHPEHELAKTQMRGFGGMLSFELNDGIDAMTFQKHLKLIKSSMSLAGVESTMLLPSRTSHALLSQNERDQIGISDRLIRFSVGIETFKDLKADIKQAIKTTKS; from the coding sequence ATGTCAAAAGAAAAATTTGGAGTAAATACCATTTGTACACATGTTGGGGAAATAAAAGACGAACAGTTTAAGGGAGCTGTGTCGCCGATCTATTTGTCAACCTCTTATGAATTTGATAATGTTGACGTTAAGCGTTACCCTAGATATTTTAATACGCCTAACCAAACCCACTTATCTAAGAAAATAGCAGCTTTAGAACATACTGAAACGGCCATGATTTTCGCAAGTGGCATGGCCGCTATCAGTACAATGCTTCTCGCATTTTTAAAACAGGGAGACCATATTGTAGTTCAAAACACGCTATACGGTGGTACCAGTAATTTTATTCGAGAAGAATTTCCAAAATATGGTATAGAATTCACTTTTACTAATGGCTATGAAGTTGCCCATTTTGAAGATGCAATACAATCAAATACCAAGGTCATTTATATTGAAACGCCTTCAAATCCTTTATTGACCATCACCAATATTAAAAACATTGCAGACTTGACTAAATCTAAAGGTCTAGTCTCAATGATTGACAATACCTTTGCAAGCCCTATAAATCAAAACCCCGCCGATTTCGGGATTGACCTTATTATACATTCTGCTACAAAATACCTAGGCGGGCACAGTGATATTCTTGCTGGTGCAGTTGCCGGTTCTCATATACACATGGAGCGGATTTGGAATGTAGCCAAAAACCTTGGTGGAAGTTTAAGCGACATGACCGTCTGGATGTTGGAGCGTAGTATGAAAACATTAGCGCTAAGAGTTAAAGCACAAAATAAAAACGCCCAAAAACTTGCTGAGTTTTTAGATAAACACAGCGATGTTGCTAATGTATTCTACCCTGGTCTTAAAAGTCATCCAGAGCATGAACTAGCCAAAACACAAATGCGAGGTTTTGGAGGTATGCTTTCCTTTGAATTAAATGATGGCATCGATGCCATGACATTTCAAAAACACTTAAAACTTATCAAATCGTCAATGAGCTTGGCTGGTGTGGAAAGCACCATGCTCTTGCCTTCACGAACATCTCACGCATTGCTATCTCAAAATGAAAGAGACCAAATAGGAATTAGTGATCGTCTTATCAGATTTTCAGTAGGTATTGAGACTTTTAAAGATTTAAAAGCAGATATCAAACAAGCCATAAAAACAACAAAATCATAA
- the rlmF gene encoding 23S rRNA (adenine(1618)-N(6))-methyltransferase RlmF has translation MHKNNKHSENYDFQELVTIESELAQFVHTNKFDKITIDFSNSKAVKILNKALLKKHYGIQYWEFPNEHLCPPIPGRVEYIHVLNDLLKSSGLNKDIKILDIGTGATCIYPLLGSSEYGWHFIASELDQNALKNAEDILRKNDLKRQIELRFQENPQRVLEGILKSSDKISAAMCNPPFYKNEMEAEASNEKKLKGLGLDASQGKRNFSGTSKELIYPGGEKAFLHNYLYQSSLQKKSCFWFTSLVSKKELIKTMKSSLEKLGATEFKVIQMELGNKISRVVAWSFLNPKEQEAWKNSK, from the coding sequence GTGCATAAAAACAACAAACACTCAGAGAATTACGATTTTCAAGAGTTAGTGACTATAGAAAGCGAGCTTGCTCAATTTGTTCATACCAACAAGTTTGATAAGATCACTATTGATTTTTCAAATTCTAAAGCAGTAAAGATTTTAAATAAAGCTTTACTTAAAAAGCATTACGGTATTCAATATTGGGAATTTCCGAATGAACATTTATGCCCACCAATACCAGGTCGGGTGGAGTACATTCATGTTTTAAATGATTTGTTGAAATCATCTGGATTGAACAAAGACATTAAGATTTTAGACATAGGAACGGGTGCAACCTGTATTTATCCATTGTTAGGGTCTTCGGAATACGGATGGCATTTTATAGCATCTGAGCTAGATCAAAATGCTTTAAAAAATGCAGAGGACATTCTTCGGAAGAATGATCTAAAGCGTCAAATAGAACTTCGTTTTCAAGAGAATCCTCAGCGGGTTTTGGAGGGGATCTTAAAATCTTCAGATAAAATTTCGGCAGCAATGTGTAATCCGCCGTTTTATAAAAATGAAATGGAAGCTGAAGCTTCAAATGAAAAAAAATTGAAAGGGCTTGGTTTGGACGCTTCGCAAGGGAAAAGAAATTTTAGTGGCACTTCCAAAGAACTTATCTATCCTGGAGGAGAGAAAGCCTTTTTACACAACTACCTTTACCAAAGTTCTCTGCAAAAAAAGAGTTGCTTTTGGTTTACAAGCTTAGTATCTAAAAAAGAGTTGATCAAAACGATGAAAAGTTCTCTAGAAAAACTCGGTGCAACCGAATTTAAGGTCATTCAAATGGAATTGGGAAATAAAATAAGTAGAGTAGTGGCCTGGTCTTTTTTAAACCCTAAGGAACAAGAAGCTTGGAAGAATAGTAAATAG
- the bshB1 gene encoding bacillithiol biosynthesis deacetylase BshB1 has product MKLDILAFGSHPDDIELSCAGTIAKEIANGKKVGIVDLTRGELGTRGTAETRKSEAAEAAKILKVHVRENLAFDDGFFINDQTHQLEIIKMIRKYQPEIILCNAIKDRHIDHGKGSQLVRDACFLSGLKKIETSLEGEKQKQWRPTQVYNYIQWQPIEPDIIVDITGFETIKMESVLAYKTQFYDPNSNEPQTPISSKNFTDSILYRARDLGRLIGVEYAEGYTVDRYIGVDSLFHLK; this is encoded by the coding sequence ATGAAATTAGACATACTTGCGTTTGGTTCTCACCCAGATGATATAGAATTAAGTTGTGCAGGCACCATTGCTAAAGAGATTGCCAATGGGAAGAAAGTGGGAATTGTTGATTTAACTCGGGGCGAACTAGGTACTAGAGGCACAGCCGAAACTAGAAAATCTGAAGCTGCAGAGGCCGCGAAAATTTTAAAAGTACATGTTAGGGAGAATCTCGCCTTTGATGATGGGTTCTTTATAAATGATCAAACACATCAATTGGAGATCATTAAGATGATTAGAAAATACCAACCTGAAATCATTTTATGCAATGCTATTAAGGACCGCCATATCGATCACGGCAAAGGAAGCCAATTGGTAAGAGACGCTTGTTTTTTAAGTGGCTTAAAGAAAATTGAAACATCTCTTGAGGGTGAAAAACAAAAACAATGGCGTCCCACTCAGGTTTATAACTACATCCAATGGCAACCCATTGAACCAGATATTATTGTAGACATCACAGGCTTTGAAACCATCAAAATGGAATCTGTTTTAGCTTATAAAACACAGTTTTATGATCCAAATAGTAACGAGCCACAAACACCAATATCAAGTAAAAATTTCACCGATAGCATTTTGTATCGCGCAAGAGATCTCGGAAGACTCATTGGTGTAGAATATGCAGAAGGCTATACCGTAGACCGTTACATTGGCGTAGATAGTTTATTTCATTTGAAATAA
- a CDS encoding RNA polymerase sigma factor, whose amino-acid sequence MNQELIPDAVLVKNYMNGDESALSVLIKRHKQKIYGFIYSKVFDRDVTEDIFQDAFIKVIRNLKLGKYNEEGKFLPWVMRISHNLVIDHFRRNNRMPKFDNSGEFSIFSVLGDPALNAERRLIKDQVECDVRRLIEELPEDQKEVLVMRMYKDMSFKEISERTGVSINTALGRMRYALINLRKVIDKNNIVLTN is encoded by the coding sequence ATGAATCAAGAGCTTATCCCAGACGCTGTATTAGTTAAGAACTACATGAATGGTGACGAAAGTGCACTATCCGTATTAATCAAAAGACACAAACAAAAAATATATGGTTTCATCTATTCGAAGGTGTTCGATAGAGATGTTACCGAAGATATTTTTCAAGATGCCTTTATCAAGGTAATTAGAAACCTAAAACTTGGTAAGTATAATGAAGAAGGTAAATTTTTACCTTGGGTTATGCGTATTTCCCATAATTTGGTAATTGATCATTTTAGACGCAATAACCGTATGCCAAAATTTGATAACTCTGGTGAGTTTAGCATCTTTTCGGTTCTTGGGGATCCCGCTTTAAATGCAGAGAGACGCTTGATAAAGGATCAAGTAGAATGTGACGTACGCAGATTGATTGAGGAATTACCAGAAGATCAAAAAGAAGTATTGGTGATGCGTATGTATAAGGATATGAGCTTTAAGGAAATATCAGAGCGTACTGGCGTAAGTATAAATACCGCCTTAGGAAGAATGCGCTATGCGCTTATCAATCTAAGAAAGGTCATTGACAAAAATAATATCGTTTTAACAAATTGA
- the uvrA gene encoding excinuclease ABC subunit UvrA: protein MANHILDVNPKHNIIIKGAQLHNLKNIDVVIPRNKLVVITGLSGSGKSSLAFDTLYAEGQRRYVESLSSYARQFLGRLNKPKVDYIKGIAPAIAIEQKVNSTNPRSTVGTTTEIYDYLKLLFARIGKTYSPISGDLVKKHRTKDVLNLVKSFEEREKLLLLAPITLEPGRSMEDKLNVLKQQGYARIQYKEDVLRIDDAIEKKIKADVFLVVDRIIVKHEDDFYNRLADAIETAFFEGKGTCIIESLSDKKRTEFNNRFELDGMVFLEPNPHLFSFNNPYGACPKCEGYGDVIGIDDDLVIPNTALSVYENAIFPWRGESMSWYRDQLVNNSHKFDFPIHKPFFELSDAQKQLIWEGNKYFEGLNDFFAELESKAYKIQNRVMLSRYRGKTKCSVCNGKRLRVEANYVKIANVTITDLVEMPLDRLVIFFKQLELNDHDLQIAERLLKEINSRLSFLSNVGLDYLTLNRKSNTLSGGESQRINLATSLGSSLVGSMYILDEPSIGLHPRDTEKLITVLKALRDLGNTVIVVEHDEDIMQASDEIIDIGPEAGTFGGEVVAVGTYADILKSESLTAKYLNGTMEIEVPKKRRQSKYHIDIIGARANNLQNIDVTFPLEMLTVITGVSGSGKSTLVKKILFPAIQKELTGFGDKPGQFSELKGNYKNIKQIEFVDQNPIGRSSRSNPVTYIKAYDDIRALFANQKLSKIRNFQAKHFSFNVDGGRCETCKGEGEVTIEMQFMADVHLLCETCNGKRFKKDVLEVAFEGKSIDDVLNMTIDDAVAFFETHKQDKIQKKLQPLQDVGLGYVTLGQSSSTLSGGEAQRIKLASFLGKGSKSDHALFIFDEPTTGLHFHDIKKLLKSFQALIAKGHSIIVIEHNLDLIKCADYIIDLGPGGGDRGGKLLAAGTPEDIVKNKSSITATYLKDKL, encoded by the coding sequence ATGGCAAATCATATATTGGATGTAAATCCAAAACACAATATCATCATCAAGGGAGCTCAGCTCCATAATTTAAAAAATATTGACGTCGTTATTCCTAGAAATAAACTGGTGGTTATTACAGGATTATCTGGTTCTGGAAAATCCAGTTTGGCCTTTGACACGCTTTATGCAGAGGGCCAACGTCGTTACGTAGAAAGCCTTTCTAGTTATGCGAGACAGTTTTTGGGTCGTTTAAATAAACCCAAGGTAGATTACATCAAAGGCATTGCTCCGGCTATTGCTATAGAGCAAAAAGTGAATTCTACCAATCCGCGCTCCACAGTTGGCACAACTACAGAAATTTACGATTATCTAAAATTATTGTTTGCCAGAATAGGGAAGACGTATTCCCCTATTTCTGGAGACTTGGTCAAAAAGCATCGCACAAAGGATGTTTTAAATCTCGTAAAATCTTTCGAAGAGCGTGAAAAGCTTCTTTTGCTTGCCCCAATTACTCTAGAACCCGGTCGGAGTATGGAAGATAAACTCAACGTTTTAAAACAACAAGGATACGCTAGGATTCAATATAAAGAAGATGTTCTTAGAATTGATGACGCTATTGAAAAGAAGATAAAGGCTGATGTGTTTTTAGTGGTAGACCGAATCATTGTAAAACATGAAGATGATTTTTACAATCGCCTGGCAGATGCCATAGAAACGGCTTTTTTTGAGGGTAAGGGCACCTGTATTATCGAGTCTTTATCAGATAAAAAGCGAACAGAATTCAATAATAGATTTGAGCTTGACGGCATGGTTTTTTTAGAACCAAATCCACATTTATTCAGTTTTAATAATCCATATGGCGCTTGCCCAAAATGTGAGGGTTACGGTGATGTTATAGGTATTGATGATGATTTAGTGATTCCAAATACTGCTTTATCGGTTTATGAAAATGCTATTTTTCCTTGGAGAGGCGAAAGTATGAGTTGGTATAGGGATCAATTGGTAAATAATTCTCACAAGTTTGACTTTCCTATACATAAACCATTTTTTGAACTTTCTGATGCGCAAAAACAACTCATTTGGGAGGGCAACAAGTATTTTGAAGGCTTAAACGACTTCTTTGCAGAGTTAGAATCTAAAGCCTACAAGATTCAAAATAGAGTCATGTTATCGCGCTATCGGGGGAAAACAAAGTGCAGCGTTTGTAATGGGAAACGATTAAGAGTTGAAGCCAATTACGTTAAAATAGCCAATGTTACCATTACCGACCTAGTTGAAATGCCTCTCGATAGATTAGTCATTTTCTTCAAGCAGCTCGAACTAAATGATCATGATCTTCAAATCGCAGAACGCTTACTTAAGGAGATTAATAGCAGACTATCATTTCTAAGCAATGTTGGGTTAGATTACCTTACCTTAAACAGAAAATCAAATACGCTTTCTGGTGGAGAAAGTCAAAGAATCAATTTAGCAACGTCTTTAGGGAGCAGTCTTGTAGGTTCTATGTATATTTTAGATGAGCCCAGTATTGGTCTGCATCCTAGAGATACTGAAAAGCTAATTACCGTCTTGAAAGCCCTTAGGGATTTAGGCAACACCGTTATTGTGGTTGAACATGATGAAGATATCATGCAAGCGTCTGATGAAATTATTGATATTGGTCCAGAAGCTGGAACATTTGGAGGAGAAGTTGTAGCCGTTGGCACCTATGCCGACATTCTTAAATCTGAGTCCTTAACCGCCAAATACCTCAATGGTACTATGGAAATTGAGGTTCCGAAGAAAAGAAGACAATCAAAATATCATATTGATATTATTGGTGCTAGAGCAAATAATCTTCAGAATATAGACGTCACATTTCCGTTAGAAATGTTAACCGTAATCACAGGCGTTTCCGGTAGTGGTAAAAGCACCCTAGTCAAGAAAATTTTATTTCCTGCCATTCAAAAGGAGTTAACGGGATTTGGAGATAAGCCTGGGCAGTTTTCAGAATTGAAAGGAAATTATAAAAACATTAAACAAATTGAGTTTGTAGACCAAAACCCAATTGGTCGTTCTTCACGCTCAAACCCTGTAACTTACATCAAGGCTTATGATGATATTAGAGCACTGTTTGCAAATCAAAAACTAAGTAAAATAAGAAATTTTCAGGCAAAACATTTTAGTTTTAATGTTGATGGCGGTCGCTGCGAAACTTGCAAAGGGGAAGGTGAAGTCACTATCGAAATGCAGTTTATGGCAGATGTACATTTACTCTGCGAAACTTGTAATGGTAAGCGTTTTAAAAAGGATGTTTTAGAGGTCGCTTTTGAAGGTAAGTCTATTGATGATGTTTTGAACATGACCATTGATGACGCTGTTGCCTTTTTTGAAACGCACAAGCAAGATAAAATTCAGAAAAAACTACAACCACTTCAAGATGTTGGATTAGGCTATGTCACCTTGGGGCAAAGCTCATCAACCTTATCTGGTGGTGAGGCTCAACGTATAAAATTGGCGTCTTTCCTCGGAAAAGGGAGCAAAAGTGATCATGCGCTCTTTATTTTTGACGAACCAACCACAGGATTGCATTTTCATGACATCAAAAAATTGTTAAAGTCGTTTCAGGCATTAATAGCAAAAGGCCATTCTATAATTGTAATTGAGCATAATTTGGATTTGATAAAATGTGCCGACTATATTATTGATTTAGGGCCAGGAGGAGGAGATCGTGGCGGAAAATTATTAGCAGCCGGAACACCTGAAGACATCGTTAAAAACAAATCTTCAATTACAGCAACATATCTCAAAGACAAACTATAA